A section of the Papio anubis isolate 15944 chromosome 4, Panubis1.0, whole genome shotgun sequence genome encodes:
- the LOC101020294 gene encoding keratin-associated protein 24-1 translates to MRCCCVFAPSREKEESGEAFDNHQGRYKTSLGHSHTAQQPLSMYTGSMSTPGYPGVCTSYRTHCYIPVTSSVTLSSNDLSPACGHYLPSSYQGNLWLLDYCQESYGEAPTCESPSCEPKTCSTTGCDPSNSSVPCNSPSAGQVFSVCETTNIKPSPSCSPCTQTNGYVCNCHTPTQSASKACQTLYNGSNCFGQLNCSSKSFQTPNHCRLSTLGYKSYQNPCFIPSYVSPLCYTSNSWQPQNYLMSNYHYTSYRPTSCRPLSYLSRSFRSLSCIPSTFPPLRYLCSGSRPLKCF, encoded by the coding sequence ATGAGATGTTGCTGTGTTTTCGCCCcaagcagagagaaggaagagtctGGAGAGGCTTTTGACAATCACCAGGGAAGGTATAAAACGTCTTTAGGCCACAGCCACACTGCACAGCAACCACTGAGCATGTATACAGGCTCCATGTCTACTCCAGGCTATCCTGGGGTCTGCACATCATATCGAACTCACTGTTATATCCCAGTGACTTCTTCTGTTACTCTTAGCTCCAATGATTTAAGCCCTGCCTGTGGACACTACTTACCCAGTAGCTACCAAGGAAATCTCTGGCTCCTGGATTACTGCCAAGAATCCTACGGTGAAGCACCAACCTGCGAATCTCCCAGCTGTGAGCCCAAGACCTGCAGCACCACTGGTTGTGACCCATCAAACTCCTCTGTGCCCTGCAACTCCCCATCAGCAGGCCAAGTCTTCAGTGTCTGTGAAACTACCAACATCAAACCCAGCCCCAGCTGCAGCCCATGCACTCAGACCAACGGGTATGTATGCAATTGCCACACACCCACTCAAAGTGCATCCAAAGCCTGCCAAACCCTCTACAATGGTTCCAACTGCTTTGGACAGCTTAACTGCTCATCCAAGAGTTTCCAAACTCCAAACCACTGCAGATTGAGTACTTTGGGGTATAAAAGCTACCAAAATCCTTGCTTCATACCCAGCTACGTCTCACCATTATGTTATACTTCCAACAGCTGGCAACCCCAAAACTATTTAATGAGCAATTATCACTATACGAGCTACAGGCCTACGAGCTGCCGACCACTGAGCTATTTATCTAGAAGCTTCAGGTCTCTGAGCTGTATACCCAGTACCTTTCCACCTCTGAGGTATTTATGCAGTGGTAGCAGACCTCTGAAATGCTTTTGA
- the LOC103882650 gene encoding LOW QUALITY PROTEIN: keratin-associated protein 25-1 (The sequence of the model RefSeq protein was modified relative to this genomic sequence to represent the inferred CDS: deleted 1 base in 1 codon): protein MHNRSNAIFFSSCLSQNHISYGCQSLSFIFCGCQPLNFVSRTCCPLSSSSCGYEPIGSIFNSFRALNYVSHGFQPVSFMHRSFQPACSDFVGWQSPFRRRTAELLFQCLA, encoded by the exons ATGCATAACAGATCT AACGCTATTTTTTTCAGTAGTTGCCTCTCCCAAAACCACATCTCTTATGGCTGTCAATCACTGagctttattttttgtggctgtCAACCACTGAATTTTGTGTCCAGGACCTGCTGTCCTTTGAGCTCTTCCTCCTGTGGTTATGAACCTATAGGTTCTATATTCAACAGCTTCAGAGCCCTGAATTACGTGTCTCATGGTTTCCAACCTGTTTCCTTCATGCACAGGAGTTTCCAACCAGCTTGTTCTGATTTTGTGGGTTGGCAATCTCCATTTCGTAGAAGAACTGCTGAATTGTTATTTCAGTGTCTTGCCTGA